The Gemmatimonadaceae bacterium genome contains the following window.
GTCGCGGTACACCGACTTCAATGGTTGCGGCGTGATCCTGATCTGGACGCGCTAGCCCAGCCGCTCAGCCCGCCGCCCAGCTCGCCCCCACCGCCCGGATGAAGTTCCCGCCCAGCACCTTCTTGATCGTCGCATCCGAGTGCCGGCGCTTCACCATCGCCTCGGTGAGATCGAACAACCGCTTCGGATGGTTCATCCCATCCACGTGCACGCCACCGTCCTCCGCGTAGTACGGGTGGTAACGGTCGAAGTTGACCTGGTCGGCAATCGCCAGCGGTTGGTTGTCCTTGGGGATCGGCGCACCGATACCGGCCATGTCGAGATCCGAACCAATGCCCACGTGGTCCTCGCCGACGAGCTTGATCACGTAGTCCACGTGGTCTGCCACGTGCTCGACCGTGACCGGCGCCTGCTGACGGATCATGAAGCGGATGAAGCCGATGCCCATCACGCCACCCTTGGCCGCGAGCCCCTTGATGGCCTCGTCGGTCTTGCAGCGCGTGTAGCCGGGCATCAACCCACGGGCCGCGGCGTGCGTGTAGATCGGCGGCTTGCTGCAGGCGGCCAGGCCGTCCATCGTCGTACGGTCGGCGCAGTGCGAGAGATCCACGGTCATCCCGACCTTCTGCATGCGCTCGACGATCTCGTGGCCAAAGATCGTGAGGCCGCCGTCGTTGTGCTCGAGGAAGCCCGCGCCGATGGTGTTCTGAGTGTTGTAGGTGAGCTGCGCCACGCGCTGCCCGAGTCGGTGGAACAGGTCCACGTCCGCCGCGCGCCGGAAGTGCAGCGCGTTCTGCGTCGTGATCATGATGCCCACGCGCCCGTCAGGGC
Protein-coding sequences here:
- a CDS encoding membrane dipeptidase, with amino-acid sequence MQRRTLLRLLAGASAASLLPRPAFAAPAILKGRYQLGPFTDDYSARTIRLMTESPVVDMLCQFAFPDNREEGTPRAIRWLQDPTSFTAEDFAAFKGSGVKTLALGRGANSYEAMLQFMAEWNGFIASRNEFFTRVDDVEDLRSNRPDGRVGIMITTQNALHFRRAADVDLFHRLGQRVAQLTYNTQNTIGAGFLEHNDGGLTIFGHEIVERMQKVGMTVDLSHCADRTTMDGLAACSKPPIYTHAAARGLMPGYTRCKTDEAIKGLAAKGGVMGIGFIRFMIRQQAPVTVEHVADHVDYVIKLVGEDHVGIGSDLDMAGIGAPIPKDNQPLAIADQVNFDRYHPYYAEDGGVHVDGMNHPKRLFDLTEAMVKRRHSDATIKKVLGGNFIRAVGASWAAG